A window from Populus trichocarpa isolate Nisqually-1 chromosome 3, P.trichocarpa_v4.1, whole genome shotgun sequence encodes these proteins:
- the LOC7458178 gene encoding uncharacterized protein LOC7458178 — MDPKAVKSDLVLILDYGSQYTHLITRRIRSLNIFSLCISGTSSLETITSHNPKVVILSGGPHSVHSANSPTFPSGFVEWAQKGGIFVLGVCYGLQLIVQRLGGQVDVGQRQEYGRMEIEVEKNLGVFGNKKVGDKQVVWMSHGDETVKLPYGFEVVARSQQGAVAAVENREMRFFGLQYHPEVTHSPEGMDTLRYFLFDVCGVSPGWNMENVLDEEIRVINDAVGPEEHVICALSGGVDSTVAATLVHKAIGDRLHCIFVDNGLLRYKERERVAETFESDLHLPVTCVDASNEFLSKLKGVVDPEMKRKIIGKEFISIFDAFAHELEQKLGKKPAYLVQGTLYPDVIESCPPPGSGRTHSHTIKSHHNVGGLPKDMKLKLIEPLKLLFKDEVRQLGRILNVPDAFLKRHPFPGPGLAVRVLGDVTEGNALDILRQVDEIFIQSIKDAGLYDSIWQAFAVFLPVRSVGVQGDQRTHSHVVALRAVTSQDGMTADWYYFEHKFLDDVARKICNSVRGVNRVVQDITSKPPSTIEWE; from the exons ATGGACCCAAAAGCAGTGAAATCAGACCTAGTACTTATCCTCGACTACGGTTCACAATACACTCATTTAATTACACGAAGAATCAGGTCCCTGAACATCTTCTCTCTCTGTATCTCAGGCACTTCTTCATTAGAAACCATAACTTCACACAACCCCAAAGTTGTTATCCTCTCAGGTGGACCCCACTCGGTCCATTCTGCCAATTCACCAACTTTCCCATCTGGGTTTGTCGAGTGGGCTCAAAAAGGTGGTATCTTTGTGTTGGGGGTATGTTATGGGCTGCAATTGATTGTGCAAAGATTGGGCGGTCAAGTTGATGTTGGTCAAAGGCAAGAGTATGGGAGGATGGAGATTGAAGTGGAGAAGAATTTGGGTGTTTTTGGAAATAAGAAAGTTGGGGATAAGCAGGTTGTTTGGATGAGTCATGGTGACGAGACTGTTAAGTTGCCTTATGGGTTTGAAGTTGTGGCTAGGAGTCAACAAGGGGCGGTTGCCGCAGTTGAAAATAGAGAAATGAGGTTTTTTGGCTTGCAGTATCATCCGGAG GTGACTCATTCACCCGAGGGCATGGATACACTGCGATACTTCCTGTTTGATGTTTGTGGAGTCTCTCCAGGGTGGAACATGGAAAATGTTTTGGATGAAGAAATCAGGGTGATCAATGACGCAGTGGGGCCTGAAGAGCATGTCATATGTGCATTGTCAGGGGGTGTGGATTCCACAGTTGCTGCAACTCTTGTTCACAAGGCAATTGGAGATAGGCTTCAttgtatttttgttgataaTGGCTTATTGAG atataaagagagagaacgTGTTGCGGAAACTTTTGAAAGTGATCTGCATCTACCGGTTACTTGTGTTGATGCATCAAATGAATTCCTTAGTAAGCTGAAAGGCGTGGTGGATCCTGagatgaaaaggaaaattattgGAAAGGAGTTTATTAGCATCTTTGATGCTTTTGCCCATGAGTTGGAGCAGAAATTGGGAAAGAAACCTGCGTACTTGGTCCAAGGGACCTTGTATCCAGATGTTATTGAATCTTGCCCACCTCCTGGATCTGGAAGAACCCACTCTCACACTATCAAGAGCCATCATAATGTTGGAGGGCTTCCAAAGGACATGAAATTGAAGCTCATTGAACCacttaaacttttatttaaggATGAG GTTCGTCAGCTAGGAAGAATCTTGAATGTTCCTGATGCATTTCTGAAGCGCCACCCTTTCCCTGGTCCTGGCCTTGCCGTACGAGTCTTGGGTGATGTAACTGAAGGCAATGCTTTAGATATCCTCCGCCAG GTTGACGAGATTTTTATTCAGTCCATCAAGGATGCTGGGCTATATGATTCGATTTGGCAAGCTTTTGCAGTATTTCTTCCTGTTAGATCAGTTGGAGTTCAAGGTGATCAAAGAACTCATTCTCATGTTGTCGCTCTTAGAGCTGTTACGAGTCAAGATGGAATGACAGCTGATTG GTACTATTTTGAACACAAGTTCCTTGATGACGTGGCCAGAAAAATCTGTAATAGTGTAAGAGGTGTAAACCGAGTTGTTCAAGACATCACATCAAAGCCTCCGTCAACAATTGAGTGGGAATGA